Proteins encoded in a region of the Peptococcaceae bacterium 1198_IL3148 genome:
- a CDS encoding aspartyl-phosphate phosphatase Spo0E family protein has protein sequence MKDFAQLLIKIEKMRSEMHQLANEKGIAHKDVVEVSQLLDNLLNEYYKIKRQGAASLKHDTKVLCAFKPKKLTLHLVLPILTIFFMKK, from the coding sequence ATGAAAGATTTTGCTCAATTACTGATAAAAATTGAAAAAATGCGTAGTGAAATGCACCAGCTAGCCAACGAAAAAGGGATTGCTCATAAAGATGTTGTGGAGGTTAGCCAACTGCTCGACAACTTGTTGAACGAATATTACAAAATAAAAAGGCAAGGAGCAGCCTCATTAAAACATGATACAAAGGTTTTATGTGCTTTCAAACCTAAAAAATTAACGTTACATCTAGTTCTGCCGATACTTACGATCTTTTTTATGAAAAAGTAG
- a CDS encoding GGDEF domain-containing protein, which translates to MFLLITRRLIKAKENLEVAAYTDALTGTFNRRYFHKYIQQLSAPNLIMMMVDINNLKQINDKFGHHCGDKVIKVVADTLKRYSENKGFTIRWGGDEFLVILCNKNKQKFQNLTDQIKADISQYCIIANKAQIPITVSIGIAEQLKGETFIDTVNRVDKKMYQEKNIIHRRSGPRYTSGL; encoded by the coding sequence TTGTTTCTTTTAATCACCCGCAGACTAATTAAGGCAAAGGAAAACCTTGAGGTAGCTGCCTATACCGATGCATTAACCGGAACATTTAATCGCCGATATTTCCATAAATATATTCAGCAGTTGTCAGCCCCTAATCTAATTATGATGATGGTAGATATAAACAATCTAAAACAAATCAACGACAAATTCGGTCACCACTGTGGTGACAAAGTAATTAAGGTGGTGGCCGATACGCTCAAAAGGTATTCAGAAAACAAAGGTTTCACTATCCGCTGGGGTGGAGATGAGTTTTTAGTAATTCTTTGCAACAAAAATAAGCAGAAGTTTCAAAATTTAACCGATCAGATAAAGGCTGATATCTCACAATATTGTATTATTGCAAACAAAGCCCAAATCCCTATTACAGTTAGCATCGGCATTGCTGAACAATTAAAGGGTGAAACATTTATTGATACCGTAAATCGTGTGGATAAAAAAATGTATCAAGAAAAGAATATCATCCATCGCCGAAGTGGACCAAGATATACCAGCGGCTTATAA